The DNA region TTTTTAAAATATAACGCGTGCACATTTTCAATTTCCTGGTCAATTGCCTCCATGGCATTAACGACAAATGTCCGCCCCCGCTCGTCCGGCGGTTTTGTCAGAAGTATTTCGTATGTTTTTTTATAATTTTGAAGATAAAAGTAATCCTGGATCATGTAATTTCTGAATTTCTTTTCAGGGAGCGTGCCGGCCGCGACTTCGCGGTTAAAAGGCAGATTGCATATTTCCTGATAGGCGGGATAATTTTCATCCCATATCTGCCGGGTATAGCTCTTTTCGCCGTCGCAGCCCGGCAAAATTGCTGTCAGCGCGATAACCGTTGGCAACAGCGCAAAAAAGGCGAAAAGCCCGTATTTCTTGTTGTTGTTCGCTCTCATGGCACGGTCAAAACAAAAGCCAAACGGCAAAAAACACCGCGGCTGCCAGGGCCGCGGTCAGAATTATTTTAAATGCCCGGCGGAGGGTTTTTCCCCCGGGCGGCGCGGGCAGGGACGTTCCGTCTCCGGGTTTTATGGCGTGTCTGCCGCGCAGCATGGTGCTCATTCCTTCGGGCGTCGGGACGGATATGGGGGGGCGCTTGTGGATGACCTCGTCCAGGTCGTCCAAAACGGCATGCCAGCTTGGCTGGCGCATGCTTCTGTCCCGGGCGAGCATTTTTTCAATCAAGCGCGCCGTGTTGTCGGAAACCGCCGGGTTTATTTCTGTGACATCCGGCAGATACTCCGTCAATTTTCTGACCATGGCGCTGACCCCGGGCGTTTCGGCAAAGGGCGGCCGTCCGGTCAGGAAG from Kiritimatiellia bacterium includes:
- a CDS encoding TenA family protein, whose product is MRANNNKKYGLFAFFALLPTVIALTAILPGCDGEKSYTRQIWDENYPAYQEICNLPFNREVAAGTLPEKKFRNYMIQDYFYLQNYKKTYEILLTKPPDERGRTFVVNAMEAIDQEIENVHALYFKKYSITDRELSDSSPSQTTETYSSYLMETAAREPFEVGLTATLPCNWIYYQVAADMKKSEPVENNPYQEWIDEYGGVSWEESDAKVFVDLVEYYMTNCGEERRRKMRQAYKRGVDFEYMFWDAAYNE